One part of the Ranitomeya imitator isolate aRanImi1 chromosome 10, aRanImi1.pri, whole genome shotgun sequence genome encodes these proteins:
- the LOC138651718 gene encoding nicotinamide N-methyltransferase-like — protein sequence MAAPISSPQTYINEFNSKDYFETYYAAGSGMMIGEWTDFVLRNLHETFTIGGIRGDTLLDFGTGPTIYQLLSACEVFDKIIVSDFLEQNRAELQKWLKKDPDAFDWTHIIKFVCELEGNREDYEKKAEKLRSKVKEVLKCDALKRNPYDPVVVPPVDCLLSCLCLEAACKDIKSFCEVLKNFKDLIKPGGHIVLISALNSTYYYVGKTYFGSMCTKKEELEAAFKEAGYQIEKTVYTPRMDKSMMEITDYQTNYFILARNIE from the exons ATGGCAGCCCCTATTAGCTCTCCGCAAACCTACATTAATGAATTTAACTCCAAAGATTACTTCGAGACGTACTACGCCGCAGGGTCAGGAATGATGATTGGAGAATGGACAGATTTTGTTTTGCGAAATCTACATGAAACTTTCACAATAG GTGGCATTAGAGGAGACACCCTGCTTGATTTTGGCACTGGACCCACCATTTATCAACTTCTTTCGGCTTGTGAAGTGTTTGATAAAATCATCGTCTCAGATTTTCTTGAGCAAAATCGTGCTGAACTCCAAAAATGGCTGAAGAAGGATCCGGATGCATTTGACTGGACTCACATCATCAAATTTGTTTGTGAGCTGGAAGGAAATAG GGAGGATTATGAGAAAAAGGCAGAAAAACTCCGCAGTAAGGTAAAAGAAGTCCTGAAATGTGACGCTCTGAAAAGGAACCCTTATGACCCTGTCGTTGTGCCACCGGTGGATTGTCTCCTGTCTTGTCTTTGCCTTGAAGCCGCGTGTAAAGATATAAAATCATTCTGTGAAGTTTTGAAAAATTTCAAAGACTTGATTAAACCTGGAGGTCACATTGTACTAATAAGTGCGCTGAATTCAACTTATTATTATGTTGGTAAAACATATTTCGGTTCAATGTGCACAAAAAAGGAGGAACTGGAAGCGGCCTTCAAAGAAGCTGGTTATCAAATCGAAAAAACGGTGTATACTCCACGTATGGATAAATCAATGATGGAGATTACAGATTACCAAACTAACTATTTCATTCTTGCCCGTAATATAGAGTAA